The Sesamum indicum cultivar Zhongzhi No. 13 linkage group LG1, S_indicum_v1.0, whole genome shotgun sequence genome includes a window with the following:
- the LOC105157994 gene encoding uncharacterized protein LOC105157994 has product MRRGGVNGADALETINAAATAIASVETRGLQDSVQKRRWGRWWSLYWCFGSNKTKRIGHAVLVPETTAAGADAPTAEHPAQPPSIVLPFVAPPSSPASFLPSEPPSAAQSPTGLLSLTSVSASMYSPGGPASIFAIGPYAHETQLVSPPVFSTFTTEPSTAPYTPPPESVHLTTPSSPEVPFARLLEPNLQNSEAGQRFHISPYEFQSYQLQPGSPVSHLISPSSGISGSGTSSPFPDREFAAGHPFFLEFRTGNPPKLLDLDNIVVREWGSRQESGAVTPDAAGPRSCDSCLLNRQNSDVAPLPDTHKRLKNDETMVDHRVSFEITAEEVVRCVEKKPLALAKSSQESVENAEHMGGEKPIEMANGSGYPAGEDSNYTSKKDQTDGDNERRHQKNRTITLGSSKEFNFDNVDGGNSDEPSIGSSEWWVNEKVVAEDGSPCKNWSFFPMMQTGVS; this is encoded by the exons ATGAGAAGAGGAGGAGTCAATGGAGCCGACGCGTTGGAGACCATAAACGCGGCCGCCACTGCGATCGCATCTGTGGAGACTCGCGGTCTTCAGGATTCGGTTCAG AAAAGGAGGTGGGGACGCTGGTGGAGCCTTTACTGGTGTTTTGGGTCGAACAAGACTAAGCGAATTGGGCATGCCGTTCTTGTTCCTGAAACTACTGCTGCAGGAGCTGATGCTCCCACGGCAGAACATCCAGCGCAACCACCTTCCATAGTATTGCCCTTTGTTGCACCTCCTTCTTCTCCTGCATCATTCCTTCCATCCGAACCTCCATCTGCTGCCCAGTCACCGACTGGCCTGTTATCACTGACTTCTGTATCAGCAAGCATGTATTCTCCCGGTGGTCCTGCCTCAATTTTTGCTATTGGTCCTTATGCTCATGAGACCCAGTTAGTTTCTCCCCCGGTCTTCTCAACCTTCACCACTGAACCATCTACTGCCCCCTATACGCCTCCCCCAGAGTCGGTCCACTTAACCACACCTTCCTCTCCTGAGGTCCCATTTGCAAGGCTTCTTGAACCCAACCTCCAGAACAGTGAAGCTGGTCAGAGATTCCACATCTCTCCATATGAGTTCCAATCCTATCAGCTTCAACCTGGTAGTCCAGTTAGCCATTTGATCTCGCCTAGCTCAGGTATCTCTGGTTCAGGCACCTCATCACCGTTTCCTGACCGTGAGTTTGCTGCTGGACACCCCTTTTTTCTTGAGTTCAGAACCGGTAACCCTCCTAAACTTTTGGATCTTGACAATATTGTGGTTCGTGAATGGGGATCGCGTCAAGAATCTGGCGCTGTGACTCCGGATGCGGCCGGCCCTAGATCCTGTGATAGTTGTCTACTGAACCGTCAAAATTCAGATGTTGCTCCACTCCCAGATACAcataaaagattgaaaaatgaCGAGACCATGGTTGATCATAGAGTTTCTTTCGAGATAACTGCTGAAGAAGTTGTAAGATGTGTGGAAAAGAAGCCATTGGCCTTGGCCAAATCATCTCAAGAGTCGGTTGAGAACGCAGAACATATGGGCGGAGAAAAGCCAATTGAAATGGCAAATGGGAGTGGGTATCCTGCTGGAGAAGACTCCAATTACACATCCAAGAAAGATCAAACTGATGGTGACAACGAGCGAAGACATCAAAAGAACCGGACAATCACTCTCGGATCATCCAAAGAATTTAACTTCGACAATGTAGACGGAGGAAATTCTGATGAACCTAGCATTGGTTCTTCTGAGTGGTGGGTTAACGAGAAGGTTGTTGCGGAGGATGGAAGCCCATGTAAGAACTGGTCTTTCTTCCCGATGATGCAGACAGGGGTCAGCTAG